A single genomic interval of Staphylococcus hyicus harbors:
- a CDS encoding DUF7147 family protein — protein MKQSFIVLGNGLTDLYEFKTLIDYNHQRIERIVFFHTPKSKEKRSSVAMIMKPTEGRYFQAIYTMLNALNYPYPESNRKFELIQSFAEPYQIEMVGVDVHEPEAYPELELYFNYLKSVLRLQHWLPPLE, from the coding sequence ATGAAACAATCATTTATAGTCCTTGGTAACGGACTCACTGACTTATATGAATTTAAAACATTAATCGATTATAACCACCAAAGAATAGAACGCATTGTCTTTTTTCATACACCAAAATCTAAAGAAAAACGTTCTTCAGTCGCAATGATTATGAAACCTACTGAAGGTAGATATTTTCAAGCCATATACACGATGCTCAATGCACTAAATTATCCTTATCCTGAATCAAATCGTAAATTTGAACTTATCCAATCATTTGCCGAACCATATCAAATTGAAATGGTAGGTGTCGATGTACATGAGCCTGAAGCATATCCTGAACTTGAATTGTACTTTAATTATTTAAAAAGTGTTTTAAGGTTACAACATTGGCTGCCTCCATTGGAATAA
- a CDS encoding YlbF family regulator, with protein MFDEALMTILDRTDELGDMIKASEMSHNYQIAYQNLKDDHAARQLYQSFLTQRQQYNEVQRFGRYHPDYQHVMITTRKAKRAYEMHPTVVAFKKAETDLQQLIDEVIMILATSVSEHVKVDAGTPLFDKLTQGCATGDACQCQSH; from the coding sequence ATGTTTGACGAAGCATTAATGACAATTTTGGATCGGACGGATGAACTTGGAGATATGATTAAAGCATCTGAGATGTCTCATAATTATCAAATTGCATATCAAAATTTGAAAGATGATCATGCGGCAAGACAATTATATCAGTCATTTTTGACGCAGCGACAACAATACAATGAAGTGCAACGTTTTGGTCGATATCATCCAGATTATCAACACGTCATGATAACAACAAGAAAAGCTAAAAGAGCGTATGAAATGCACCCAACTGTTGTCGCATTTAAAAAAGCTGAAACCGATTTGCAGCAATTAATTGATGAAGTCATTATGATTTTAGCAACGAGTGTTTCCGAACATGTAAAAGTGGATGCGGGCACACCGCTATTTGATAAACTGACACAAGGGTGTGCGACTGGTGATGCCTGTCAGTGTCAATCGCATTAG
- the cyoE gene encoding heme o synthase has protein sequence MSKSELTVQSKGRVTLQELKQIIKLGLVQGNLIPAFTGAWLAIIFSHHAFLGSIPQIVTMMLGSTLVMGGSCALNNYYDQDIDSIMPSKQNRPTVNDRISNHHLLFLSLGMIIVGEILLFMLNIPTGVIGLAGVIGYVSFYSIWSKRHTTWNTVIGSFPGAVPPLIGWAAIEGQLSMLAWALFLVVFCWQPIHFYALAIKRKDEYAMANIPMLPSVRGFQRTRLGMFLWLFGLLPIPFLMLQLGVVFVILATLLNVGWIYLGLTSFKTTTVETKWATKMFIYSLNYLVVFFALVVVMTLINMI, from the coding sequence ATGTCTAAATCCGAGTTAACCGTTCAATCGAAAGGACGTGTTACGTTACAAGAATTAAAGCAGATTATCAAGTTAGGCCTTGTTCAAGGTAACCTGATACCTGCATTTACTGGGGCTTGGCTCGCTATCATTTTTTCACATCACGCGTTTTTAGGTTCAATCCCACAAATTGTTACAATGATGCTTGGGTCAACGCTAGTCATGGGGGGATCATGTGCACTTAATAATTACTATGATCAAGATATTGACAGCATTATGCCTAGTAAACAAAATCGTCCTACCGTCAACGATCGGATTTCTAATCATCATCTTTTGTTTTTAAGTTTAGGTATGATAATTGTAGGAGAAATCCTGTTATTCATGCTTAACATACCAACAGGTGTTATTGGACTGGCCGGTGTCATTGGATATGTATCATTTTATTCAATTTGGTCAAAACGTCATACTACATGGAACACAGTTATCGGAAGTTTTCCGGGGGCCGTGCCACCTTTAATAGGTTGGGCAGCAATTGAAGGACAACTTTCTATGTTAGCTTGGGCCTTGTTCTTAGTTGTTTTTTGTTGGCAACCTATCCATTTTTATGCTTTAGCAATTAAAAGAAAAGATGAATATGCGATGGCGAATATTCCAATGCTGCCTTCGGTAAGAGGATTCCAACGTACACGATTAGGAATGTTTCTATGGCTCTTTGGATTACTACCAATTCCTTTTTTAATGTTGCAATTAGGTGTCGTTTTCGTTATTCTTGCAACGCTTTTAAATGTAGGATGGATTTATTTAGGATTGACAAGTTTTAAAACGACTACAGTTGAAACAAAATGGGCAACTAAAATGTTTATTTATTCATTGAACTATTTAGTTGTATTTTTCGCGTTAGTCGTTGTAATGACTTTAATAAATATGATTTAA
- a CDS encoding TrmH family RNA methyltransferase, with product MEQITSNQNSKVKLYQKLKKKRERDKHGLAILEGYHLIEEAYNNALKIEHLFILDIHRVDEAIIHASDHVYEINMKVAETLAGTVTPQGIFAIIKKPDPQVMDVRQVLILDRVQDPGNVGTLIRTADAAGLDAVVISKGTADVYSDKVLRASQGSVFHIPIVVVEDILSFIDQFEGPVFGTALHEAVSYHDIEKQQNTFALVLGNEGEGINEHILEATTQNITIPIYGRAESLNVAIAAGILMFHLKG from the coding sequence ATGGAGCAAATTACATCCAATCAAAATTCTAAAGTTAAGTTATACCAAAAGTTAAAGAAGAAGCGTGAACGTGATAAACATGGCTTAGCGATTCTTGAAGGGTATCATTTAATTGAAGAAGCTTATAACAATGCGCTTAAAATTGAACATTTGTTTATCTTAGATATCCATCGTGTCGATGAGGCTATTATACACGCAAGTGATCATGTATATGAAATTAATATGAAAGTCGCGGAGACGCTTGCGGGAACTGTTACTCCTCAAGGTATTTTTGCGATTATTAAAAAACCTGATCCTCAAGTCATGGATGTGCGACAAGTACTCATTCTTGACCGTGTTCAAGACCCTGGAAATGTTGGAACATTGATTCGAACAGCTGATGCAGCAGGATTAGATGCTGTTGTTATTTCAAAAGGAACTGCTGATGTATACTCAGATAAAGTTTTACGTGCGAGCCAAGGTAGTGTTTTTCATATTCCAATCGTAGTAGTTGAAGATATTTTATCATTTATAGATCAATTTGAGGGACCTGTTTTTGGAACGGCACTTCATGAAGCGGTATCGTATCATGACATAGAAAAACAACAAAACACCTTTGCGTTAGTGTTAGGTAATGAGGGTGAAGGTATCAATGAACATATTTTAGAGGCGACAACTCAGAATATTACGATTCCGATTTATGGGCGTGCTGAGAGTTTAAACGTTGCCATTGCTGCGGGCATTTTAATGTTTCATTTAAAGGGTTGA
- the rsmD gene encoding 16S rRNA (guanine(966)-N(2))-methyltransferase RsmD, translating into MRVIAGIHKSKQLHTLEGRNTRPTMDKVKEGIFNSLHDIHGIGLDLFAGSGGLGIEALSRGMDKMIFVDQNYGAIKIIRQNINKLGLEAQTEVYKNSADRALKALSKRDIQFDVIFLDPPYDKGLIDKALEQIKAFDLLKNNGIIVCEFSHRESIKINGFKEIKRYHYGLTDTCLLEKGDSHD; encoded by the coding sequence ATGCGTGTCATTGCAGGTATACATAAAAGTAAACAACTTCATACACTAGAAGGGCGCAATACGCGACCGACTATGGATAAAGTTAAAGAAGGTATATTTAACAGCTTACATGATATTCATGGGATTGGATTAGATTTGTTTGCTGGCAGTGGTGGCCTAGGGATTGAGGCACTTTCTCGTGGCATGGACAAAATGATTTTTGTAGATCAAAATTATGGAGCAATTAAAATCATACGTCAAAATATTAATAAATTAGGATTAGAAGCACAGACTGAAGTTTATAAAAATAGTGCTGACCGAGCCTTAAAAGCGTTAAGTAAACGGGATATTCAATTTGATGTTATTTTTTTAGATCCGCCTTATGATAAAGGATTAATTGATAAGGCATTGGAACAGATTAAGGCATTTGATTTATTAAAAAATAATGGTATTATCGTGTGTGAGTTTAGTCATCGTGAATCTATCAAAATAAACGGCTTCAAAGAAATTAAGCGATATCACTATGGTTTAACTGATACGTGTTTATTAGAAAAAGGAGACAGTCATGACTAA
- the pheS gene encoding phenylalanine--tRNA ligase subunit alpha, producing the protein MSHTNEMVQIKTDALEAIQQADSEKGLQDVKVKYLGKKGLVTGLMKNMKDLPKEDKPAYGQQVNDVRQTITQAIEKRQADLAEESLNQQLAEESIDVTLPSRKIANGATHPLTRTVEEIEDLFLGLGYEIVTGYEVEQDYYNFEALNLPKSHPARDMQDSFYITEDILMRTHTSPVQARTMEKRNGQGPVKIICPGKVYRRDSDDATHSHQFTQIEGLVVDENIKMSDLKGTLELLAKSLFGADRDIRLRPSYFPFTEPSVEVDVSCFKCKGTGCNVCKQTGWIEILGAGMVHPNVLEMAGFDSKRYSGFAFGMGPDRIAMLKYGIEDIRHFYTNDVRFLEQFKAVEDRGETTC; encoded by the coding sequence ATGTCACACACAAATGAAATGGTGCAAATCAAAACCGATGCACTTGAAGCAATTCAACAAGCTGACAGTGAAAAAGGTTTACAAGATGTTAAAGTTAAATATCTAGGGAAAAAGGGCCTTGTCACAGGGCTTATGAAAAATATGAAAGATTTACCTAAAGAAGATAAACCAGCATACGGACAACAAGTGAATGATGTCCGTCAAACGATAACACAGGCAATTGAAAAAAGACAAGCTGATTTAGCAGAAGAAAGTTTAAATCAACAACTTGCGGAAGAATCTATTGATGTGACGTTACCAAGTCGTAAAATTGCGAACGGTGCCACTCATCCATTAACACGCACTGTTGAAGAAATTGAAGATTTATTTTTAGGGTTAGGATATGAAATTGTCACTGGATATGAGGTAGAACAAGATTATTATAATTTTGAAGCGCTCAATTTACCAAAATCACATCCAGCACGTGATATGCAAGACAGTTTTTATATTACTGAAGATATATTAATGCGCACACATACTTCTCCAGTGCAAGCGCGAACAATGGAAAAAAGAAATGGTCAAGGACCTGTGAAAATTATTTGTCCTGGTAAAGTATATCGTCGTGATTCTGATGATGCGACACATAGTCATCAATTCACACAAATTGAAGGTCTTGTTGTAGATGAAAATATTAAAATGAGTGATTTAAAAGGGACACTTGAATTACTTGCGAAATCGCTTTTTGGTGCTGATCGTGACATTCGCTTACGTCCAAGCTATTTTCCATTCACTGAACCGTCTGTTGAAGTCGACGTGTCTTGTTTTAAATGTAAAGGTACGGGCTGTAATGTTTGTAAGCAAACAGGTTGGATCGAAATTTTAGGTGCAGGTATGGTACATCCGAATGTACTGGAAATGGCTGGATTTGATTCTAAACGTTATTCTGGTTTTGCCTTTGGTATGGGACCAGACCGTATTGCGATGTTGAAATATGGTATAGAAGATATTCGTCATTTTTATACAAATGATGTACGTTTCTTAGAACAATTTAAAGCAGTGGAAGACAGAGGTGAAACAACATGTTAA
- the rpmF gene encoding 50S ribosomal protein L32 gives MAVPKRRTSKTRKNKRRTHFKLAVPGMQECPNCGELKLSHRVCPACGSYKGEEVVSK, from the coding sequence ATGGCAGTACCAAAAAGAAGAACTTCTAAAACAAGAAAAAACAAACGCCGTACGCATTTCAAATTAGCAGTACCAGGTATGCAAGAATGCCCAAACTGTGGTGAATTAAAATTATCACACCGTGTATGTCCAGCATGTGGTTCATACAAAGGTGAAGAAGTCGTTTCTAAATAA
- a CDS encoding CAP-associated domain-containing protein produces MKSIIFKVVGVILLVVFLVYLFYSPKLEFDVLENPNQSKDVINRSNTPKPKSTEGENPKIKEGVGTLVGASMKNVTKKWGQADRTYTFEHDFKNFIFHRNGMYLIVTAKNNVVKSIYVTGLGSKTHTGPIKINSRADQIYNSFSINTEPQFKINGRDYHYELSDEDVKTQALIQFDDLYAQVFIDQQTNRVIGLRFLDKEALAAMNPYKKNEPDLLTEDEVDKKEASKSADQDVNQRLTLYELTNEMRQLYHQKPLKIEGKLESVANVNLFNMLSTDNRSFTEASLMSVLDQTDLHYRNVSQNVAYNFNDIPTLTHSWMNSDAHRSRMLNEKYTTMGGEIDRQYFILIFLEEEDAHV; encoded by the coding sequence ATGAAAAGTATCATTTTCAAAGTGGTAGGTGTTATTTTACTCGTTGTATTTTTAGTTTATTTATTTTATTCTCCCAAACTTGAGTTCGATGTGCTAGAAAATCCCAATCAATCTAAAGATGTGATTAATCGTAGCAATACACCAAAACCTAAATCGACAGAAGGCGAAAATCCAAAAATAAAAGAGGGTGTAGGTACACTTGTTGGCGCATCGATGAAAAACGTCACTAAAAAATGGGGTCAAGCTGATCGCACATATACATTTGAACATGATTTTAAAAATTTTATTTTTCATAGAAATGGCATGTATCTCATCGTTACAGCGAAAAATAATGTTGTCAAATCAATATATGTTACAGGTTTGGGTTCAAAAACGCATACAGGACCAATTAAAATAAATTCACGTGCCGATCAAATTTATAATTCTTTCTCAATTAATACGGAACCTCAATTTAAAATAAATGGCCGAGATTATCATTATGAACTTTCTGATGAAGATGTTAAAACACAAGCGCTCATTCAATTTGATGATTTGTACGCACAGGTGTTCATTGACCAACAAACGAATCGTGTGATTGGCTTACGCTTTTTAGATAAAGAGGCACTGGCAGCGATGAATCCTTATAAAAAAAATGAGCCGGACCTATTAACTGAAGATGAAGTTGATAAAAAGGAAGCAAGTAAAAGTGCTGATCAAGATGTGAATCAACGGTTAACATTATATGAATTAACGAATGAAATGCGCCAGCTATATCATCAAAAGCCTTTAAAGATTGAAGGCAAGCTTGAAAGTGTAGCAAATGTTAATTTGTTCAATATGTTGTCAACGGATAATCGCTCATTTACTGAGGCGAGCTTAATGAGTGTACTAGATCAAACGGATTTACATTATCGAAACGTATCACAAAATGTTGCGTATAATTTTAATGACATTCCTACACTGACACATAGTTGGATGAATTCTGATGCCCATCGCTCAAGAATGTTAAATGAAAAGTATACGACAATGGGTGGCGAAATTGATCGACAATATTTCATTCTAATTTTTCTAGAGGAGGAAGACGCTCATGTTTGA
- a CDS encoding DUF420 domain-containing protein has product MSLPILPTISTMCIVISAIFVAIGWRLIWKKEIEKHKKAMLFAAIFAVVFFTIYASRTVFIGNTAFGGPDSIKVYYTIFLFCHITLATVGAVLGLIQIITGLKDKYHVHRKIGPSASLVWFFTAITGVAVYVLLYVLYPGGETTSLIKATFGL; this is encoded by the coding sequence ATGAGCTTACCAATTTTACCTACTATTAGTACGATGTGTATTGTCATTAGCGCAATTTTTGTTGCGATTGGTTGGAGATTGATTTGGAAAAAAGAAATTGAAAAGCATAAAAAAGCGATGTTATTTGCAGCAATTTTCGCTGTTGTATTCTTTACTATTTATGCAAGTCGCACAGTGTTTATTGGTAATACAGCATTTGGTGGACCTGATTCAATTAAAGTGTACTATACGATATTTTTATTCTGTCACATTACTTTAGCGACAGTTGGGGCAGTATTAGGACTGATTCAAATTATTACTGGCTTGAAAGATAAATATCATGTGCATCGTAAAATTGGACCATCTGCATCTTTAGTGTGGTTCTTTACGGCAATTACAGGTGTGGCAGTGTATGTTTTACTATATGTTTTATATCCAGGTGGAGAAACGACGTCATTGATTAAAGCGACATTTGGATTATAA
- a CDS encoding COX15/CtaA family protein, with protein MFRKRNLKWLSVLATLMMVWVQLGGALVTKTGSADGCGSDWPLCHGAFLPENLPIETIIELSHRAVSGLSLLVVLWLVITSWKHIGHIKEVKPLCKISVGFLLIQALIGAAAVMWQQNDYILALHFGISLISFSSVFVLTLIIFNLDQKYEANIVHIRKPLQRLTWLMAGVIYVAIYTGALVRHTDSSLAYGAWPLPFNDLIPHDVHDWVQLSHRLLAFLAFMTVMIVYIHAVKNYPNIRTITYGYTASFIFIILQVVTGALSVITNVNLIIALFHALFITLLFGMISYFLLLILRSNRGDQ; from the coding sequence GTGTTTAGAAAGCGAAACCTAAAGTGGCTTTCTGTATTAGCTACTTTAATGATGGTATGGGTTCAGCTTGGTGGTGCACTAGTTACAAAAACCGGTTCTGCTGATGGTTGTGGTTCAGACTGGCCACTTTGTCACGGTGCTTTTTTACCTGAAAACCTCCCGATAGAAACGATTATTGAGCTGAGTCATCGTGCTGTTTCAGGGCTCTCATTACTCGTTGTTCTTTGGCTTGTCATTACATCTTGGAAGCATATCGGGCATATAAAAGAAGTAAAACCATTATGTAAAATTAGCGTTGGTTTCTTGTTAATTCAAGCATTAATCGGGGCTGCCGCAGTCATGTGGCAACAAAATGATTATATATTAGCACTTCATTTTGGAATATCTTTGATTAGTTTTTCATCAGTCTTTGTGTTAACGTTAATCATTTTTAATTTGGATCAAAAATATGAGGCGAATATTGTACATATCCGCAAACCACTTCAACGTTTAACGTGGTTAATGGCTGGAGTAATATATGTAGCCATATACACAGGTGCACTTGTACGTCACACAGACTCAAGTTTAGCCTATGGCGCTTGGCCGTTGCCGTTCAACGACTTAATCCCACATGATGTCCATGATTGGGTCCAATTATCACACCGTCTCTTAGCATTTTTAGCATTTATGACAGTGATGATTGTTTACATCCATGCAGTGAAGAATTACCCTAATATTCGTACAATTACGTACGGCTATACTGCAAGTTTTATTTTTATTATTCTACAAGTTGTTACAGGTGCTTTATCAGTTATCACAAATGTCAACTTAATTATCGCGTTATTCCATGCCCTATTTATCACACTCCTTTTTGGAATGATTAGTTATTTCTTACTACTCATTTTAAGATCTAACCGTGGTGACCAATAA
- a CDS encoding YceD family protein translates to MKWSITQLRKYQGQPFKFNQTVEFNDLAGTLDIIDISPVHIDGELIVKSNEVVATMHLTGTYTMACARTLKPVEVPFDTTSTEVFDLDGLYEDEDDEHYHLATDGIINLRAIAEEIVMLEKPMRVVADDSEDMLTGGQGWEVVDETQILDNDPSQDESHKKVDPRLQKLQQFYDDSDRAR, encoded by the coding sequence ATGAAATGGTCAATAACACAATTAAGAAAATACCAAGGACAACCTTTTAAATTTAATCAAACTGTTGAATTTAACGATTTAGCTGGAACTTTAGATATTATTGATATCTCGCCAGTTCACATTGATGGTGAATTAATCGTAAAGTCAAATGAAGTCGTTGCTACGATGCATTTAACGGGTACGTATACAATGGCATGTGCTCGTACACTTAAACCTGTAGAGGTTCCATTTGATACGACGTCGACGGAAGTGTTTGATTTAGATGGTTTATACGAAGATGAGGACGATGAACATTATCATCTTGCGACGGATGGCATCATCAATCTTCGTGCAATCGCTGAAGAGATTGTGATGTTAGAAAAACCTATGCGTGTTGTCGCTGATGATAGTGAAGACATGCTAACGGGTGGCCAAGGTTGGGAAGTTGTTGACGAAACACAAATTTTGGATAACGACCCTTCACAAGATGAGTCGCATAAGAAAGTCGATCCAAGGCTTCAAAAATTACAACAGTTCTATGATGATAGTGATCGCGCACGCTAA
- a CDS encoding nucleotidyltransferase, whose translation MKSVAFITEYNPFHNGHLYHVQQSKSITKADVTIAIMSGHFMMRGIPSMFSKFTRTKMALTGVDLVVELPLIGSLSSSDRFAEMGIKVADYLNVDALSFGSEIGDIEILKTMRDKMLLLESTSEFINQIKQGKSYPRIMRELLNHSILDSPNNILGLSYLKQLALQQSRIEPLTIPRQYSDHHQNDIKHLSFASGTAIRQDIINQGTRWKSCVPTENHALFENAFTDTDTLFQLIKFATLQHDTNILATIHTMSEGFEHRLKREISVAHDYITLMSRLKTKRYTYTHIQRILMNVLLHYKYDDVNTSVDAVRILGMTRQGQAFLKSLKQQYPEKQFVTNVNKNNAHYFKHEIKATEIYNLLTHQDETDFNTPVIICNAR comes from the coding sequence ATGAAAAGTGTTGCCTTCATTACAGAATATAATCCCTTCCATAATGGACATCTTTATCATGTGCAACAATCGAAGTCTATAACTAAAGCAGATGTCACAATTGCAATCATGAGTGGTCACTTTATGATGCGCGGGATACCTTCAATGTTTTCAAAATTCACACGAACAAAAATGGCATTAACCGGTGTCGACCTCGTTGTTGAGTTGCCTTTAATTGGAAGTTTATCATCAAGTGATCGCTTTGCCGAAATGGGTATAAAAGTAGCTGATTATTTAAATGTAGACGCCCTGTCATTTGGCAGTGAAATCGGCGACATTGAAATTTTGAAAACGATGCGCGATAAAATGTTACTTTTAGAAAGCACTTCCGAATTCATTAATCAAATTAAACAAGGTAAAAGTTATCCACGTATCATGCGCGAACTTTTAAATCACTCTATTCTCGATTCACCGAATAATATACTTGGACTATCCTATTTAAAGCAACTCGCATTACAACAAAGCCGGATCGAACCTTTGACCATTCCTCGTCAATATTCCGACCATCATCAAAATGACATTAAACACTTGTCATTTGCAAGTGGGACTGCAATTCGACAAGATATTATCAATCAAGGTACGCGTTGGAAAAGCTGTGTTCCTACTGAAAATCATGCGTTATTCGAAAATGCCTTCACTGATACTGACACGCTTTTTCAACTCATTAAATTTGCCACACTTCAACATGATACGAACATATTGGCCACTATTCACACAATGAGTGAAGGGTTTGAACACCGTCTAAAACGCGAGATTAGTGTCGCACATGATTATATTACGTTAATGTCACGATTAAAAACAAAACGCTATACGTACACACACATCCAACGCATATTAATGAATGTCCTTTTACATTATAAATATGATGATGTTAATACTAGCGTTGATGCCGTCAGAATCCTTGGAATGACACGTCAAGGCCAAGCGTTTTTAAAATCACTGAAGCAGCAATATCCTGAAAAGCAGTTTGTCACAAACGTTAATAAAAACAATGCGCATTATTTTAAGCATGAAATCAAAGCAACTGAAATATATAATTTACTTACGCATCAAGATGAGACGGACTTTAATACACCAGTCATTATTTGCAATGCACGATAA
- a CDS encoding glycerophosphodiester phosphodiesterase yields the protein MSKTYRSLTKFVFNVRNLLKTRNITQRQSSPVIAPYFLHDAPYLLSHRGGMFERPEHTQLAFDHSQQLGLTGFEIDIRLTKDEHVIVFHDRDVDRTTNGSGRVSEHTLEELLKLDAGYHFKNKHGHMPYIGHPLAKIMTLDALLERYPDQLVNIDIKDKPTTYEGSIAAERLYRVIVKHKAQHRVLVTSFHKKQIERFNHYNQNQIATGASQAEVTEGIMKLFLGIPFLYKGQAHTFQMPLSYRGLSLTSPRLISWLNARCIIPGYYGVNHLALMHNLTDKGVHTIVTDRPSLARQFLANKKI from the coding sequence ATGTCGAAAACTTATCGTAGCCTTACGAAATTCGTCTTTAATGTAAGGAACTTATTGAAGACACGCAACATCACACAACGCCAATCATCTCCAGTGATTGCCCCCTATTTTCTACACGATGCACCTTATCTTTTAAGTCACAGAGGCGGAATGTTCGAACGTCCGGAACATACACAACTTGCGTTTGATCACAGTCAACAATTAGGTCTCACTGGATTCGAAATCGATATTCGCCTGACAAAAGATGAACACGTCATTGTGTTTCATGATCGAGATGTCGATCGTACTACTAACGGGTCTGGTCGTGTTAGTGAACACACACTTGAAGAACTTTTAAAACTTGATGCAGGCTATCATTTTAAAAACAAACATGGACACATGCCTTATATCGGTCATCCACTAGCTAAAATCATGACCTTAGATGCATTATTAGAACGCTATCCCGATCAACTAGTAAATATTGATATTAAAGATAAGCCCACAACCTATGAAGGAAGTATCGCTGCCGAACGCCTTTATCGTGTTATAGTAAAACACAAAGCACAACATAGGGTTTTAGTGACAAGCTTTCACAAAAAACAAATTGAACGCTTTAATCACTATAATCAAAACCAAATTGCTACCGGTGCAAGTCAAGCTGAAGTCACTGAAGGCATCATGAAATTATTTTTAGGCATCCCCTTTTTATATAAAGGACAAGCACATACTTTCCAAATGCCGCTTTCTTATCGCGGACTTTCACTGACATCCCCAAGATTAATTTCATGGTTAAACGCTAGATGCATTATCCCGGGATATTATGGTGTGAATCATTTAGCATTGATGCACAATTTAACAGATAAAGGCGTGCACACAATTGTTACTGACCGTCCTTCACTCGCAAGACAATTTTTAGCTAATAAAAAAATATGA
- a CDS encoding DUF2129 domain-containing protein codes for MEIVQREKIIIYLKNMKHERHIRKYGHIVATSKTHKYVAMYVDQKQVDAVIQKLMKLKYVTNIMGSPYKTIKKVYEKEKYEF; via the coding sequence ATGGAAATCGTACAACGTGAAAAAATAATTATTTACTTAAAGAACATGAAGCATGAACGTCATATTAGAAAATATGGGCATATTGTAGCGACAAGCAAAACCCATAAGTATGTCGCTATGTATGTCGACCAAAAACAAGTGGATGCGGTGATACAAAAGCTTATGAAACTCAAATATGTTACAAATATTATGGGATCACCTTATAAAACAATTAAAAAAGTGTACGAAAAGGAAAAATATGAATTTTAA
- the coaD gene encoding pantetheine-phosphate adenylyltransferase: MTNSKAVIPGSFDPITYGHIDIIERSAERFEALHICVLRNSNKKGTFTSDERIALIEASVSHLDNVFVHAYDGLLVDFCDAIGATTIIRGLRAVSDFEYELRLTSMNRKLNPNVETLYMMSSTDYSFISSSVVKEVAQYDANISEFVPKPVEEALLKKFKHHEI; this comes from the coding sequence ATGACTAATTCAAAAGCAGTTATCCCTGGAAGTTTTGATCCTATTACATACGGTCACATTGATATTATTGAGCGTAGCGCAGAACGTTTTGAAGCGCTTCATATATGCGTGTTGCGAAACAGTAATAAAAAAGGGACTTTTACATCTGATGAACGCATTGCGCTCATCGAAGCATCAGTGTCGCATTTAGACAATGTATTTGTGCATGCTTATGATGGTTTGCTTGTAGATTTTTGTGACGCTATCGGTGCAACAACGATTATTCGTGGTTTGCGCGCTGTTAGTGATTTTGAATATGAGTTGCGACTAACATCTATGAATCGCAAACTTAATCCTAACGTTGAAACATTATATATGATGTCGTCTACAGATTACTCATTTATTAGCTCAAGTGTCGTGAAAGAAGTTGCGCAATATGATGCGAACATTTCAGAATTTGTGCCTAAACCTGTTGAAGAAGCATTATTAAAAAAATTTAAACATCATGAAATTTAA